The DNA window TAGTAATTGAGATCGTCGATAGCCAAGATAAGATAGAGAAGGTTAAACCAAAACTTCTCGAAATCGTAAAAGAGAGTTTGATCACCGAAGAAAAAGTGAAAATTATTTTTTACGAGGGTGACGAGAATAAAAGCTGATTTAAATAAATAAAAAATTCAGATTTTAAATTGCATCAACAATTCTCTTCAATCTCTCCTCGACATCCTTGGCGTTTTCTTCAATCTCTTCAGTTGCAAAAGCTGTCGGCTTAACTGCTTCAACAACAACTTCGCCGTCAATCTCGTAGACCACGACATTACAAGGCATAAGGACTCCGAAGGATCTGTTCGCTTTCAAAACCTCGAAGGCATTTTTAGGGCTGCACGCTCCGAGAATAACGTACTTGTCAAAATCGACACCTATTTTTTCCTTCAAAGTCTTTTTGACGTCGATTTCACAGAGAATTCCAAAGACTTCTGACTTTAAAAGC is part of the Ferroglobus placidus DSM 10642 genome and encodes:
- a CDS encoding DUF302 domain-containing protein — translated: MFTVGKKVSGKFEEVVEKVKELLKSEVFGILCEIDVKKTLKEKIGVDFDKYVILGACSPKNAFEVLKANRSFGVLMPCNVVVYEIDGEVVVEAVKPTAFATEEIEENAKDVEERLKRIVDAI